The DNA window GTGATGTCGACCGGGCCCATTTCGGTCAGTCGATCACGCCCCGCCGCCGTGCCTCGGCAACCGCAGCGGTGCGCGAGCCGACTCCCAGCTTCGTGAATGCATGCACCAGGTGTGACTTGACCGTCATCTCACTCAACATGAGTTCGCGGGCGATCTGCCGGTTGCTGCGGCCCGTCGCCACCTCGGCGATGATCTCGATCTCACGGGGCGTCAGGACGGTGTCCGGCGGAGTGCGCATCCGCGACAGCAGCCTCGACGCCACGGCAGGCGACAGCGCGCTCTCCCCGGCCGCAGCTCCTCGGACCGCGCTCACCAATTCCTCGGGTGGGGTGTCCTTCAGCAGGTAACCGCTGGCGCCTGCCTC is part of the Gordonia bronchialis DSM 43247 genome and encodes:
- a CDS encoding response regulator, which produces MTVADSAGDSTLSVVLADDHAIVRAGLRALLAHHDDIRVVAEATTADEAVRLCTAVLGTRVDVVLMDLRFGDGRGGVEATRQIRESPNAPSVLVLTNYDTDADILAAIEAGASGYLLKDTPPEELVSAVRGAAAGESALSPAVASRLLSRMRTPPDTVLTPREIEIIAEVATGRSNRQIARELMLSEMTVKSHLVHAFTKLGVGSRTAAVAEARRRGVID